The following are from one region of the Moritella sp. 24 genome:
- the mtnN gene encoding 5'-methylthioadenosine/S-adenosylhomocysteine nucleosidase, translating to MKIGIIGAMEQEVEILREQLDNVTTFTQAGCEYYSGSLAGHDVILSKSGIGKVAAAVATTLLLEHYKPDYIINTGSAGGYDKALKVGDVVISSEVRHHDVDLTVFGYEMGQCAQKPAAFIPDTRLVEAAKKAISADSDIKTIEGLICTGDSFMCDPKKVEEARVNFPTMAAVEMEAAAIAQTCHQFDVPFVVIRSLSDIAGKESPTSFEEYLVVAAKNSSAMVVNMLHELK from the coding sequence ATGAAAATAGGTATTATTGGTGCAATGGAGCAGGAAGTTGAGATCCTGCGTGAGCAACTAGACAACGTAACAACATTTACTCAAGCTGGTTGTGAGTATTATAGCGGGTCACTTGCTGGTCATGATGTGATTTTAAGTAAATCAGGTATTGGTAAAGTTGCAGCAGCCGTAGCAACAACACTACTACTTGAGCATTACAAACCAGATTACATCATCAACACAGGTTCTGCTGGCGGTTACGATAAAGCGCTTAAAGTTGGCGATGTTGTTATCTCAAGTGAAGTTCGTCATCACGACGTTGATTTAACTGTATTTGGTTACGAAATGGGTCAATGTGCACAGAAACCTGCTGCATTTATCCCTGATACACGTCTTGTTGAAGCGGCTAAAAAAGCAATCTCAGCAGACAGCGACATTAAAACTATCGAAGGTCTAATTTGTACTGGCGATAGCTTTATGTGTGATCCTAAGAAAGTGGAAGAAGCACGTGTTAACTTCCCTACAATGGCCGCTGTAGAAATGGAAGCAGCAGCAATTGCACAAACATGTCACCAGTTTGACGTACCATTTGTTGTTATTCGTTCATTATCTGATATCGCAGGTAAAGAATCTCCAACGTCATTTGAAGAATACCTCGTTGTTGCAGCTAAAAACTCATCAGCAATGGTAGTAAACATGTTGCACGAGTTAAAGTAA
- a CDS encoding methyl-accepting chemotaxis protein yields the protein MSSFSDHFYQYMLRDQKSDDDRIKGMGVITFALVGMIVGGYSAMKWDSLEVSALVMTSVIMLFGFLCCITLVKLGISPIIAGNVMQFGGMIHLSNLMFQTGGANSHSIMWIAAMTIFAYLLINARSGFFWSVVMMAAYALMIIIDYTGYELPQLVLSEKDVKVENYSALLLPPLIIWFANHYNSKLHKKAVHCNNTALAAAESASYAAEQSREELQQLFDEVGNTVTQLVQTSSDLTRHLTEMSKYAKDIDDGVGSQVSATGHINELLQDTASLVGDTSDIIQSVSTDSQRAEKQADNSSIAMTATITSMSDIKDSNDAIETAIMVITDIANQTNLLALNAAIEAARAGELGRGFAVVADEVRNLSKRSTESANEIKLLIEKSSSDVNHGYEAVETNAETFSEIIDAVTNMSEQISAVSTNVVNTNDNITGVLSASEQVTSVTKSNELSVQAMNKSIRELLQVNDELTGMSTRLVTMVNHH from the coding sequence ATGTCATCATTCTCAGACCACTTTTACCAATATATGTTACGTGATCAAAAAAGTGACGATGATAGAATTAAAGGAATGGGGGTGATTACTTTTGCTCTCGTAGGCATGATCGTAGGTGGTTATAGTGCCATGAAATGGGATAGCCTAGAAGTCAGTGCATTAGTGATGACATCCGTGATTATGCTGTTCGGTTTTTTGTGTTGCATTACTTTGGTTAAACTTGGAATTAGTCCGATTATTGCAGGAAATGTGATGCAATTTGGTGGCATGATTCACTTATCTAATTTGATGTTTCAAACAGGTGGCGCAAATTCACATTCTATTATGTGGATTGCAGCAATGACCATTTTTGCTTATTTATTAATTAACGCGAGATCTGGTTTTTTTTGGTCGGTGGTCATGATGGCAGCTTATGCATTAATGATTATTATTGATTATACGGGTTATGAGTTACCACAATTAGTCCTGTCAGAAAAAGACGTTAAAGTTGAAAACTATTCAGCTCTGTTATTACCCCCCCTGATCATTTGGTTCGCTAATCATTACAATAGTAAACTACATAAAAAAGCGGTTCATTGTAATAATACGGCGCTAGCAGCGGCTGAATCAGCCTCATATGCAGCAGAGCAAAGTCGTGAGGAATTACAGCAGCTATTTGACGAAGTAGGGAACACGGTTACCCAGTTAGTGCAAACATCGAGTGACTTAACAAGGCATTTAACAGAGATGTCTAAATATGCGAAAGATATTGATGATGGTGTTGGTTCACAAGTGTCTGCAACGGGTCATATTAATGAATTACTGCAAGACACGGCCTCACTCGTGGGCGATACAAGCGATATTATTCAAAGTGTGAGTACTGACTCTCAGCGGGCGGAAAAGCAAGCCGATAATAGCTCTATCGCGATGACAGCAACGATTACTTCTATGTCTGATATTAAGGACAGTAATGATGCGATTGAAACAGCCATTATGGTGATCACTGATATCGCGAATCAAACTAATCTACTTGCATTAAATGCGGCAATTGAAGCGGCGAGAGCAGGTGAACTGGGTCGTGGTTTTGCGGTTGTTGCCGATGAAGTGCGTAACTTATCTAAACGCAGTACTGAATCTGCCAATGAGATTAAACTATTAATTGAAAAAAGTTCATCGGATGTTAACCACGGTTATGAAGCCGTAGAGACTAACGCTGAAACATTTTCTGAGATTATTGATGCGGTTACTAATATGAGCGAGCAAATTTCAGCTGTGAGTACGAATGTCGTGAATACAAATGACAATATTACAGGTGTGTTATCTGCGAGTGAGCAAGTCACATCGGTGACTAAGAGTAATGAACTCAGTGTGCAAGCGATGAATAAAAGCATTCGTGAATTATTACAAGTAAATGATGAATTAACAGGTATGTCGACACGTCTAGTTACAATGGTCAATCATCATTAG
- a CDS encoding YdiY family protein, which produces MNSFNPLTTAKLKLVVVSITLTFICTTFSVPSFAAQEIILGDYIKTEVPETPSEVTPSNTNITENTDAITTTENSQEIILADSLGIDEDWIWLKSGEFLIGNIEDLYDEKLAFDSDDLGDLKIKWSDISRINSRQLFTIRTVNGGVITGTIALEDGVLIISNNRQHKIQQEELMTLISGAETEGNIWKGKVTFGANLSSGNTNKLEYNTNAELSRHTTTSRIKTSYTAIIGETNNVQTDENHRFLMTYDVYSDKDLFFRPIDLSLYRDPLQNVSNRINLGMGVGYQFIDDGDQELEMNLGPSYLYTKYEYADAQLNNSDSSLAVSLTIDYEREIHDKIDFEVSYKITATESELGGNLQNTKLNFDIELTDVLDFDISFFWDRVNNPLQDINGDQLEKNDFRIAFGLGVSFN; this is translated from the coding sequence ATGAATTCGTTTAATCCCTTAACAACAGCTAAATTAAAGTTAGTTGTTGTCAGTATCACGCTCACTTTTATCTGTACGACATTCAGCGTACCGAGCTTTGCTGCGCAAGAGATAATCTTAGGCGATTACATTAAAACAGAAGTGCCTGAGACGCCTAGCGAAGTAACCCCCTCGAATACCAATATTACAGAGAATACAGACGCAATTACCACCACTGAAAACAGCCAAGAAATTATACTCGCAGATAGCTTAGGCATCGATGAGGATTGGATTTGGTTAAAATCAGGGGAGTTCTTAATTGGTAACATCGAAGATCTCTATGATGAAAAGCTCGCGTTTGACAGCGATGATCTCGGTGATTTAAAAATTAAATGGTCTGATATTAGTCGTATCAATAGCCGTCAATTATTTACGATCCGTACTGTAAATGGAGGGGTGATTACCGGCACCATCGCGCTTGAAGATGGTGTTCTCATCATCAGCAACAATCGTCAGCATAAAATTCAACAAGAAGAACTCATGACGCTGATTTCAGGTGCCGAGACAGAAGGAAATATCTGGAAAGGTAAAGTAACCTTTGGTGCTAATCTCAGTTCAGGTAATACCAATAAGCTTGAATACAATACCAATGCAGAGCTTTCTCGTCACACCACAACGTCACGTATTAAAACCTCATACACAGCCATTATCGGTGAAACGAATAATGTTCAAACAGACGAAAATCACCGTTTTTTAATGACGTATGATGTCTATAGCGACAAGGATCTCTTTTTTAGACCGATTGATTTAAGTTTATACCGCGACCCATTACAAAATGTAAGCAACCGAATAAATCTTGGTATGGGTGTGGGTTATCAATTCATTGACGATGGTGATCAAGAACTAGAGATGAACTTAGGTCCCTCTTATCTGTACACTAAATATGAGTATGCTGACGCACAATTAAACAATAGTGACTCTAGCTTAGCGGTATCCCTTACTATTGATTATGAACGAGAAATTCATGACAAAATTGACTTTGAAGTGAGTTATAAAATAACAGCAACAGAATCAGAACTCGGTGGCAATTTACAAAATACTAAATTAAATTTTGATATTGAACTTACTGATGTACTTGATTTTGATATCTCCTTTTTCTGGGACAGAGTAAATAACCCACTACAAGATATTAATGGTGATCAACTAGAAAAAAATGACTTTAGAATTGCGTTTGGCTTAGGTGTTTCTTTTAACTAA
- a CDS encoding microcin C ABC transporter permease YejB has translation MWSYILRRCLLMIPTLLGIITLNFIIIQAAPGGPVEQSLAKLQGIEASATSRFDGNSQGEVEVNLNNDGNSSYRGAQGIDPDYIKELERLYGFDKPLHERYWLMLKSYLQFDFGDSFFRDSTVIDLVLDKLPVSVSLGLWTTILVYLISIPLGIKKAISHGSSFDIWSSSAVVIGFAIPNFLFALLLIVVFAGGSYFDWFPLRGLTSANFDELSTFEQIKDYFWHLTLPIIASVISSFATLTLLTKNTFLDEINKQYVITARAKGLTENQVLYGHVFRNAMLLVIAGLPAALISIFFTGSLMIEIIFSLDGLGLLGFESVINRDYPVVFGTLYVFTLMGLIIKLISDVTYMLIDPRINFEAQT, from the coding sequence ATGTGGAGTTATATACTGCGTCGTTGCTTGCTAATGATCCCGACGTTATTGGGTATTATTACGCTTAACTTTATCATTATTCAAGCCGCGCCAGGTGGGCCTGTTGAGCAGTCTTTAGCTAAATTACAAGGTATTGAAGCTTCGGCAACCAGCCGTTTTGATGGTAATAGTCAAGGTGAAGTAGAAGTTAATCTAAACAATGATGGTAATTCTTCATACCGTGGCGCACAAGGTATTGATCCTGATTATATTAAAGAATTAGAACGGTTATATGGATTTGATAAACCCTTGCATGAACGCTATTGGTTGATGCTTAAAAGCTATTTACAATTTGATTTTGGCGATAGTTTTTTCCGTGATAGCACTGTGATCGATTTGGTGTTAGATAAATTACCGGTATCAGTGTCACTCGGGTTATGGACTACGATTTTAGTGTATCTCATCTCGATTCCACTTGGGATTAAAAAGGCTATTTCACATGGTTCTTCATTCGATATATGGAGTTCAAGTGCAGTCGTTATTGGTTTTGCTATCCCTAACTTTTTGTTTGCGCTATTACTGATTGTGGTCTTTGCTGGCGGCAGTTACTTTGACTGGTTTCCATTGCGTGGACTGACTTCTGCTAACTTCGATGAATTAAGTACATTCGAACAAATCAAAGATTATTTCTGGCATTTAACCTTACCGATCATCGCCTCTGTAATCAGTAGTTTTGCAACATTAACGCTACTGACTAAAAATACTTTTTTAGATGAAATCAATAAACAATATGTGATCACGGCAAGAGCGAAAGGATTGACTGAAAACCAAGTGCTATACGGGCATGTATTTCGTAATGCGATGCTGTTAGTGATTGCTGGATTACCAGCGGCGCTTATCAGTATTTTCTTTACTGGTTCACTGATGATTGAGATTATATTTTCGTTAGACGGACTTGGTTTACTCGGTTTTGAATCGGTAATTAATCGAGATTATCCGGTTGTTTTTGGCACCTTATATGTCTTTACCTTGATGGGATTAATTATTAAATTAATCAGCGATGTTACCTATATGCTGATTGACCCTCGCATTAATTTTGAGGCGCAAACATAA
- a CDS encoding polysaccharide export protein translates to MNIWAWLYRSYDIFWRKRIYLLLPVLIMPIIGFSVGRSIPESYYSYTTILLQERNILNPFLAELSLPLNIQSRFKTINILAKRKEVLIDVAKKVGLIKLSDSDEQQQEVIDNIKESLILTLTGTDLVKIEMKWPDPQQLIVILKVVSEQFIVRLTKPNHDTALNSKVFLAEQLRQQHQLLLQAEQDLLDYKFEHSTTIAELHEARESALIKITHSIKSKKQNLALLQSKLTLLTKRLILTNPAAQFLDNKITQLETLRIQQLSHYTDAHSSVKLISFQIARLQEQRQELQSRIQNQQGLDILLNRITRLTRQALTEQVTPLLLNELNDYENYRNDITVLKLELEVLNKQYKYFQDNQVKYSIVEQKLQQLKRDFASKNTLYLDLLTRYEMVSISYNLGEYEPTSNVKIITQPFTPEQSINLSISTYILLGLLLGIIQGVAITITLSITQDILWDEDKIHHVTGLNIISRVPLISPDSGR, encoded by the coding sequence ATGAATATTTGGGCTTGGCTGTATCGTAGCTACGATATATTTTGGCGTAAGCGTATCTATTTGCTGCTGCCAGTATTGATAATGCCAATCATCGGCTTTTCCGTTGGCCGCAGTATTCCTGAAAGCTATTATTCGTATACCACGATTTTATTGCAAGAACGTAACATACTAAACCCATTTTTAGCCGAATTATCCTTACCCCTAAATATTCAATCCCGCTTTAAAACCATTAATATTCTCGCGAAACGCAAAGAAGTATTAATCGATGTAGCAAAGAAAGTGGGGCTGATTAAACTCAGTGACTCAGATGAGCAGCAACAAGAAGTCATTGATAACATAAAAGAATCATTAATACTCACACTCACCGGCACTGATTTAGTCAAAATAGAAATGAAATGGCCAGACCCACAACAATTAATCGTAATATTGAAAGTGGTCAGTGAACAATTTATTGTACGATTAACGAAGCCAAATCACGATACGGCATTAAACAGTAAAGTTTTTCTTGCTGAACAACTTAGACAGCAACACCAATTATTACTGCAAGCCGAGCAGGATCTTCTCGATTATAAATTCGAACATTCCACGACCATTGCCGAATTACATGAAGCAAGAGAATCCGCACTCATTAAAATAACTCATTCAATTAAAAGTAAAAAACAAAATTTAGCGTTACTCCAATCCAAGTTAACGCTTTTGACCAAAAGGCTAATCCTGACTAACCCAGCAGCCCAATTTCTAGATAATAAAATTACTCAGCTGGAAACATTAAGAATTCAACAACTCTCACACTATACAGACGCCCACTCTAGCGTTAAATTAATCAGTTTTCAGATCGCTCGCTTACAAGAACAAAGGCAAGAGCTACAGTCTCGTATACAAAATCAACAAGGGTTAGATATATTGTTAAATCGCATTACGCGGCTTACACGTCAAGCGTTAACAGAGCAAGTCACGCCACTGTTACTTAATGAACTTAATGATTATGAAAACTACCGAAACGACATCACAGTATTAAAACTAGAACTGGAAGTTCTGAATAAGCAATACAAGTACTTTCAAGACAACCAAGTAAAATACTCGATAGTTGAACAAAAATTACAGCAGTTGAAACGAGACTTCGCCTCAAAAAATACACTTTATTTAGATTTATTAACCCGTTATGAAATGGTGTCAATTAGCTATAACCTTGGTGAATATGAGCCTACCAGCAATGTTAAAATTATTACGCAGCCTTTCACCCCAGAGCAAAGCATAAACTTGTCTATTTCAACTTATATTTTACTCGGACTATTATTAGGCATCATACAAGGTGTCGCCATCACGATTACGCTATCTATAACGCAAGATATATTATGGGATGAAGATAAAATCCATCATGTCACCGGTTTAAACATCATTTCACGAGTTCCTTTAATCTCACCAGACTCGGGGCGATAA
- a CDS encoding cobalamin-binding protein, giving the protein MSVYAPIFALMAASLITLSSSVKAQYPQRIISLSPHTTELIFAAGAGDRLIGVSAYSDYPEQAKSLPIVASSQQVNIETILALEPDLIIYWQQGNSAADINQLKKFSIPVFPSKTGGLADVATQIQKLGEVLGTQSIAEPVSDKYRKALAQLREEYKQNPKQDLFYQVWSTPLMTVASDPWLQEQFELCGFNNVFSDSPVPYPVINVEQVLVKQPAVIVAGTVNNKDLQQWQRWQSIPAVKSGNIFRIDPDVSHRFSPRVLTGIKTLCDIALKAHK; this is encoded by the coding sequence ATGTCAGTCTATGCACCAATATTCGCCTTGATGGCAGCATCATTAATCACCCTCTCGTCGTCAGTAAAAGCACAATATCCACAACGTATCATATCGCTATCACCACACACGACAGAACTTATTTTTGCTGCAGGAGCAGGTGATAGACTCATCGGGGTGAGCGCCTATTCAGATTACCCTGAACAAGCAAAATCATTACCAATTGTCGCCAGTTCACAGCAAGTAAACATTGAAACCATCTTGGCATTAGAACCCGACCTCATCATTTATTGGCAACAAGGTAATTCAGCAGCAGATATCAACCAGCTAAAGAAATTTAGCATTCCGGTTTTTCCATCAAAAACTGGTGGATTGGCTGATGTGGCAACACAAATTCAAAAGCTTGGGGAAGTATTAGGTACACAGTCTATTGCCGAACCAGTCAGTGATAAATACCGTAAAGCATTAGCCCAACTGCGTGAAGAATATAAACAGAATCCAAAGCAAGATCTATTTTATCAAGTATGGTCAACGCCATTAATGACAGTTGCGAGTGACCCTTGGTTACAAGAACAATTTGAGTTATGCGGATTTAATAACGTATTCAGCGACAGTCCAGTGCCCTACCCTGTGATTAATGTTGAGCAAGTACTAGTGAAACAACCTGCAGTGATTGTAGCCGGTACCGTCAACAATAAAGACTTACAGCAATGGCAACGCTGGCAGAGTATCCCTGCGGTTAAAAGCGGAAACATATTTAGAATTGATCCCGATGTGTCTCACAGATTTTCACCCCGAGTACTGACTGGAATAAAAACACTTTGTGATATAGCACTTAAAGCGCATAAATAA
- a CDS encoding ABC transporter ATP-binding protein has translation MSHVNERVLEVDDLSVNFGQESVVKHVSFSIEKGKTFALVGESGSGKSVTALSILQLLPFPAANYPSGSIKLLGKEVIGKERAVMQSLRGNTASIIFQEPMTSLNPLHTIEKQISEILFLHQGLNKKAAQSRCLELLELVAIPEPKTRLGSYPHELSGGQRQRVMIAMALANKPDLLIADEPTTALDVTVQLQILELLKSLQAKLGMAILMITHDLNIVKHLADDVAVMKEGEIVEAGSVERIFSDPQHVYTKTLLDAEPQRDIPVLSSVKPLLQVSDFKVWFPLKKGLFQRTYDHVKAVDGVSLQLNHGETLGIVGESGSGKSTLVRGLLRLIGSEGDIHYEGTNLQGLNLTAMRDYRQSLQIVFQDPFGSLSPRMSVRQIISEGLEVQGKHSDAEIDIAIKQALMDVALPIESLSRYPHQFSGGQRQRIAIARALVLKPKVLILDEPTSALDRTVQKQILDLLCQLQQKHQLSYIFITHDLAVVRAVSHRIIVLKEGKIVEEGETETVFNQPQHAYTQTLLSAALCFS, from the coding sequence ATGAGTCACGTTAACGAAAGGGTACTTGAAGTCGATGATCTATCGGTGAACTTTGGCCAAGAATCGGTGGTTAAGCACGTTTCCTTTAGCATTGAAAAAGGTAAAACGTTTGCACTGGTTGGTGAAAGTGGTTCTGGTAAGTCGGTCACTGCATTATCTATTTTGCAATTGTTGCCTTTTCCTGCGGCAAATTATCCATCGGGTAGTATTAAGTTATTAGGTAAGGAAGTCATTGGTAAAGAGCGTGCCGTGATGCAGTCATTACGTGGTAATACGGCAAGTATCATATTCCAAGAACCAATGACGTCACTTAACCCACTGCATACGATTGAAAAACAAATATCAGAAATCCTTTTTTTACATCAAGGCTTAAATAAAAAAGCAGCGCAGTCACGTTGTTTGGAATTATTAGAGCTGGTTGCAATCCCTGAGCCGAAAACACGTTTAGGCTCTTATCCCCATGAATTGTCCGGTGGTCAGCGTCAGCGTGTGATGATTGCTATGGCGTTAGCCAATAAACCTGATTTATTGATTGCAGATGAGCCTACAACTGCGCTTGATGTGACGGTGCAATTACAAATTTTAGAATTATTAAAGTCATTGCAGGCAAAGTTAGGTATGGCGATACTCATGATCACGCATGATTTGAATATTGTGAAACATTTAGCTGACGATGTTGCTGTGATGAAGGAAGGGGAAATCGTTGAGGCGGGTAGTGTTGAACGTATTTTCTCTGATCCTCAGCATGTTTACACTAAAACCTTACTCGACGCTGAACCGCAACGAGACATACCAGTATTGAGTTCGGTAAAGCCGTTATTACAGGTAAGTGACTTTAAAGTTTGGTTTCCACTTAAGAAAGGTCTTTTTCAGCGAACTTATGATCATGTAAAAGCCGTTGATGGTGTTTCTTTGCAGTTAAATCACGGTGAAACATTGGGTATTGTTGGCGAAAGTGGTTCAGGTAAAAGCACCTTGGTACGCGGTTTGTTAAGGTTGATTGGGAGTGAAGGTGATATTCATTACGAAGGCACTAATCTGCAAGGATTAAACCTAACCGCAATGCGAGATTATCGTCAATCATTACAAATTGTATTTCAAGATCCGTTTGGTAGTTTAAGCCCACGTATGTCAGTCCGGCAAATCATTAGTGAGGGACTAGAAGTACAAGGTAAGCACTCCGATGCTGAAATCGATATTGCGATCAAACAAGCCTTGATGGATGTAGCCTTACCTATTGAGTCATTATCTCGTTATCCGCATCAGTTTTCGGGTGGCCAGCGTCAACGTATCGCTATCGCGCGTGCGTTAGTGCTCAAACCAAAAGTATTGATATTAGATGAACCGACCTCAGCATTAGACCGAACTGTGCAGAAACAAATTTTAGATTTATTGTGCCAGTTACAACAAAAACATCAATTAAGTTATATCTTTATCACTCATGATTTAGCTGTGGTAAGGGCGGTTAGCCATCGAATTATAGTGCTAAAAGAAGGCAAGATTGTTGAAGAAGGCGAAACGGAAACTGTGTTTAATCAACCACAGCATGCCTATACACAAACACTGTTATCAGCGGCGTTATGCTTTAGTTAA
- a CDS encoding ABC transporter permease — protein MKQNPMNLNRWQTFKHNKRGYWSLWLFTGLFLFSLFAEIIANDKPLLVRYNESYYLPILNDYSELTFGGDLDIPADYRDEYIQEIILEQGDIWWPLIPFSYHTFNYNLTVPAPSAPDSENWLGTDDQSRDVLARLIYGFRISVLFAITLTLFSSVIGVAVGATQGYFGGRIDLYGQRFIEIWSGLPMLFLLIILASLVQPNFWWLLGIMLLFSWMALVDVVRAEFLRGRHLEYVIAAKALGQSHRAIMFKHILPNAMVATMTFLPFIFTGALTTLTSLDFLGFGLEVGSPSLGELIKQGKNNLQAPWLGITAFVSMAVILVLLVFIGEAARDAFDPRKGVS, from the coding sequence ATAAAACAAAACCCAATGAACTTAAATCGTTGGCAAACCTTTAAGCACAATAAACGGGGCTACTGGTCGTTATGGCTATTCACAGGATTATTTTTATTTAGTTTGTTTGCAGAAATAATAGCGAACGATAAACCATTATTAGTGCGTTACAACGAGAGTTATTACTTACCTATTTTAAATGACTATAGTGAATTAACATTTGGTGGTGACCTCGATATTCCAGCTGATTATCGTGATGAATATATTCAGGAAATTATTTTAGAGCAGGGTGATATATGGTGGCCCTTGATCCCCTTTAGTTACCATACGTTTAATTATAATTTAACCGTTCCTGCGCCATCTGCACCGGACAGCGAAAACTGGTTAGGTACGGATGATCAAAGTCGTGATGTATTAGCGCGCCTTATTTATGGCTTCCGTATTTCGGTATTATTTGCTATCACCTTAACCTTATTTAGTTCGGTTATTGGTGTAGCCGTCGGTGCCACTCAAGGTTATTTCGGTGGTCGAATTGATTTGTATGGTCAGCGGTTTATTGAAATATGGTCTGGTTTGCCTATGCTGTTTTTACTCATTATTTTAGCCAGCTTAGTCCAGCCTAACTTTTGGTGGTTGCTGGGTATTATGTTGCTATTTAGTTGGATGGCCTTGGTTGATGTCGTTCGAGCTGAGTTTTTACGTGGCCGTCATTTAGAATATGTCATTGCAGCGAAGGCGTTGGGACAATCTCATCGCGCCATTATGTTTAAGCATATTTTACCTAATGCGATGGTAGCGACGATGACTTTCTTACCGTTTATTTTTACTGGCGCATTAACCACGTTAACCTCCTTGGATTTTTTGGGTTTTGGTCTTGAAGTTGGCTCACCGTCTTTGGGTGAATTAATTAAGCAAGGTAAAAATAACTTACAAGCCCCCTGGCTAGGGATTACGGCATTTGTATCGATGGCGGTGATCTTGGTGTTATTAGTCTTTATTGGTGAGGCTGCGCGTGATGCGTTTGATCCTCGTAAGGGAGTATCATGA
- a CDS encoding cobalamin biosynthesis protein — translation MQSVFILLTAIIIARLPLCPPRFHPTQLLNILFSAIAHKVNNAKRSHQQQYIAGNLAMITMLGLILIIAAVIQFIVIEPILFEFVLLLCLLQWEKIHLPDVDLGNLEKQTIITQIQSRTLRDLDQLSLLGLHKTSIENLCLRNSYQWFGVIFWYASMGIWAAIIYRIIQLMAHNWNSKLPTNHHFGRAPALILDWLSTPTHLLLGCTLRGLQRSTSSLSTLKTQANQWHHFSSGFLLASFAYSLAVQLGGPRKYQGVMNRFCQLGHTEKVQRDDIQRAQQKLTFALCVWLCFITAIYLLIAIS, via the coding sequence ATGCAGTCAGTATTTATATTGCTGACTGCAATCATTATTGCACGCTTACCCTTATGCCCTCCACGCTTTCATCCAACACAGCTATTAAATATCCTCTTTAGTGCAATCGCGCATAAAGTGAATAATGCCAAGCGTAGCCATCAACAGCAATATATCGCCGGTAATCTTGCGATGATAACCATGCTCGGTTTAATACTGATCATTGCCGCCGTTATTCAGTTTATTGTCATTGAACCTATTCTATTTGAATTCGTATTATTACTGTGTTTATTACAATGGGAAAAGATTCACTTACCTGATGTGGATCTAGGCAACCTAGAAAAGCAAACAATTATCACGCAGATTCAATCGCGCACATTACGTGATTTAGACCAACTATCCTTACTCGGTTTACATAAAACCAGTATCGAAAATCTATGCCTACGTAATAGTTACCAATGGTTTGGAGTAATATTTTGGTATGCCAGTATGGGAATATGGGCTGCTATTATTTATCGGATAATCCAACTCATGGCACATAACTGGAATAGCAAACTGCCGACGAACCACCACTTCGGACGCGCTCCAGCACTCATTTTAGACTGGTTATCAACGCCAACACATCTTCTTCTTGGCTGCACGCTACGTGGCTTACAGCGCTCAACGAGCTCGCTATCAACACTGAAGACACAAGCAAATCAATGGCATCATTTTAGCAGCGGCTTTTTATTAGCAAGTTTTGCTTATAGCCTAGCAGTACAATTAGGTGGACCTCGGAAGTACCAAGGCGTAATGAACCGATTCTGTCAACTTGGTCACACCGAGAAAGTACAACGCGATGATATTCAGCGCGCCCAACAAAAATTAACCTTCGCTCTCTGTGTTTGGTTATGTTTTATCACCGCAATATATTTGCTTATCGCTATTAGCTAA